In Deinococcus psychrotolerans, the genomic window GCTTTCTCGGCCAGATCAATAATGAAACTGGGCGCAAGCTGACCCCGGTGGGTCTTCTTGATGCCTTCGCGGGCGGCGGCGAACACCTCGGAGCTGCCCTCGGCGGTCTTCTCGCTGATACGCGGCAGCGGACGGGTATCGGCGTGCGCCTCGGCAAACTTCACCGCGCCGGTCAGCAGATCGCCGTCTACAATTTCGTCGACTAGGCCCAGCCCGGCGGCTTCGCTGGCCTTGATCGGGTTGCCCGACAGCATCATTTCCAGCGCCTTCTGAGCGCCGACCACACGCGGCAAGCGCTGGGTGCCGCCCGCGCCCGGCAGCACGCCGAGTTTGACTTCCGGCAGGCCCAGCATGGCGTCTTTCACCGCCACCCGGTAAGTACAGGCCAGCGCCACTTCCAGGCCGCCGCCGAGGGCCGTGCCGTGAATGGCCGCCACCGTGGGCTTGGCGAAGGCGTCAAGGCGCACGATGAAGCCGCGCAGGTCGGGGGCCTGCTCGCGGGGCATGTCGAAGGTCTTGATGTCGGCCCCGGCGATGAAGGTGCGCCCGCCGCCGATGATGACCACCGATTTGATGGTCTGATCCTGCTCGGCGGCATCCAGGCCCGCGTGCAGACCTTCCGGCACGCCCGGCGAGAAGGCGTTGACTGGCGGATTGTTGATGGTCAAAACGAGCGTGCTGCCCTGGCGAAGCTGGTCTACGATGCTCATGGAATTACCTCCAAAATGAGTGAAGAGGACGGAACGTGTCTGACAGGTTGAGTTGGCCCGCTCATGGTTTCACGCGGCGGCGGGCGGGTCAACCACTGCGCCTCACCGTTTGTTGCGACTCCGAGGCGAACACCGCGCTTCACGCGCTCCCCAACTGTGCAACGTGCCTTCTCCTTCATCTAGGCGGGCAGCAGGCGCTTAAAGTAGAGCCATGACCAATTCTGAGACCATGCGCCAAATCTGGGTCGAACAAACCGGCAACCCCGACGTGATGCAGCTCCGCGAAGTTGCCAAGCCCGAACCCCGTGCGGGTCAGGTGCGCCTCAAAGTGGAGGCGGCGGGCATCAACTTTGCCGATGTGCTGGCCGTCAAGGGTCAGTACCTGACGCCCACCAAGCTGCCGCTGATTCCCGGCGGCGAGTTTGCTGGAACCATCGACGCGCTGGGCGAGGGCGTCACCGGCTTTGAAGTGGGTCAGCAAGTCGCCGCGCTGACTGGGCAAGGGGCTTTGCAGGAATACGCCATCGTTCCCCTGCGCGGCATCATTCCGGTGCCAGACGGTCTGGACGCCGCCGAGGCTGCCGCTTTTCCGGTGAGTTATTACACCGCGTTTATCACCCTGATTACTTTGGGCCGCGCCCAAAAAGGCGAAACGGTACTGATTCAGGGTGCGGCGGGCGCACTTGGCACGGCGCTGATTCAGGTCGCCAAAGCGCTCGAACTCAACATCATTGCGCTGGCCAGCACCGACGCCAAGATGAAAATGGCCGCCGACTTGGGAGCGCAGACGACCCTCAACTCCGAGCGCGAGGATATTGTAGACGCTGTTAAGGAAGCGGCGGGCAGCGGCGGCGTCAACATTCTGGTGGAAATCACCGGCGGCGAAATGGTGCAAAAAAGCCTCAAGATGCTCGCCAATATGGGCCGCCTGATGATCGTGGGCGCGGCCAGCGGGGAGCAGGCGACCATCAACCCCGCTGCCCTCATGAAGAAAAACCTGAGCGTGACTGGCGTGTGGCTCAGCCCGATGCTGGGCGACCCGAGCATGGTCAGGGACGCGCTGGCTTTCTTTGCTCCGCTGGTGGCGGCAGGCAAGCTGCGCCCGCAAGTCGGCCCGCGTTACCCGCTTGAGCAGTCGGCTCAGGCTTTTCAGGATATCCTCGACCGCAAAACGACCGGTAAAGTCACCATCGAGCCGCAGAAGTAAGCGGAGTTTGTTGGGCGAGAGGGGGAGTGGGGAGAGCGGCTGTCCACTCCCCCTCTTGTGGCTCAGCCACAGCGCCGAGTCAAGATGGGCCACTCTTCTCATTGCCCTGACCCAGCCGCGCTAACCTAACCGCCATGACTTCTTCCAGTACCTCACACCCTGCCCGCAAGCGCGTTTTGGTGGCCAATGACGACGGTATTTTCTCACCTGGCATCAAGGCGCTGGCGCTCGCCATTGCCCGCATCGCCGACGTGATGGTGGTCGCTCCCGACGTGGAGCAGAGCGGTGTCGGGCACGGCATCACCTTTCGCCGCCCGCTGCGCTTCAAGCACACCAAAGCGGCGGGGTTCGGTGAAATTCCGGCCTACCGCGTTGACGGCACGCCCGCCGACTGCGTGGTGCTGGGCGCAAACTTGCTGGGCCGCCCCGATATGGTGGTCAGCGGCATCAACTTGGGGGCCAACATGGGCGACGATTTGACCCATTCCGGCACGGTGGCGGCGGCGATTGAAGGCGTGTCGCTGGGCGTGCCGTCTATTGCCCTGAGCCAGATCAGCAACGGGGGAGAGTACGACTTCGCGGCGGGGGCCGACTACGCCGCCAAGTTGGTGGAGCGGGTGCTCAGGGAGGGCCTGCCGCCGCGCACCTTCCTTAACGTCAACATTCCGCCGGTCATCAAAGGCGTCCGCGTGACCCGCCTCTCCGATCACCGCTACGAAGACACGCTGGTGACGCGCCAAGATCCCGAAGGCCGTGATTACCACTGGGTGTCGGGCAAGCCCCGCGCCGAGTACGCGGGCGACACCGACTTCGGCGCGGTGGAAGACGGCTATATCAGCGTCACGCCGATTCGGATGGACTTGACGGCCCGCGACTTAATGAACCAGGTGGCGGGGTATTTGCCGGAGGTCTGAACTTACCTTCTCACCACGTTCAGGCTGCTGATCTTGACTGGCGTGAGTGGAATCTTGTGCAGATCGTCTACCTTGCCGACACGGTAAACCAGAACGGCAGGAACACATGCGGCTTTGGCATCGGCTAGCGCTTCGGGCGTATCCACCAAGCGGATGGCGGCAGGAGAGTTGAGAAGTTGCAGAGCGCCGTCCAATGCAAGGCCTCGGTACGGCCTTAAGAATTTTGGTCAGGCAGACGATTTGCCTCCAGCCGCCGCGCTATGCTGGAAGGCAAGATGAATTCTTATCCAAGTTCCAACCAAAACAACAAGGGCGGACGCGGCACCACGGGGAAAGTGCTGCTGTGGGTCGCTCTCCTCCTGAGCGTGGCGCTGCTCGGCTTCATGACCGTCTGGGCCGTTCGCAGCAACCCCCTTTACAGCAACGCCGAGGCCAACGGCCTGAGCAAATACAAGTTCATTGAGCAGTGCAAAGACAAGTTGGCCGATCAGTTGAGTGAGTTTGCCAAGCAGCCGGGCGGCGCTCCACTTGGCGCGTCCTATAACGCCCGCGATATTGTAAGCAGCGTTAACGAAGGCATCTCACAGCGACCTCCTGCCAACTCCACCGCCCTGCCGCCGCGCATTCCGGGTTGGTCGATGGTCAGTCAGGTCAAGGTGAGCCGCGAAGGATTCGCTTCGCAAACCGTGCCGTTTGGTTGCCAATACGAAAAAGACAAACAAGTGCAGCTTCAGTTCCCGCTGGCTCAGCAGTAAGCAGCGCAAAAAACCTCTTGGCCCAGTTGTGGGCCTTTTTCTTTGGCTAAACTGCGTCAACCTGCTGTCCACATCTCAATTATCAGTATCTGATAGATTGCTTCTATGGAAGCCAATTTGTTCAAGGGCAATCTAGACTTGATCGTGCTGAGTGTGCTGGAGGGTGGTGAGCGCTACGGCTTAGAAATCGGCAAAGAAGTGGACGCCCGGACGGACGGGTATTTCACACTCAATGCCGGAAGTCTGTACCCTGCCCTGCACCGCCTGGAAAAACAAGGTTGGGTGCTGGCCGAGGAAAAAGCCCCGCCCAGAGGTGGCCCGCAGGTGCGCTACTACACCCTGACCTCCACTGGAGCAGCCGAGCTCAAGCGCCGCCGCGACGCCTACCAGATTTTTGACCAAGCGCTGCGGGCGTTGTGGTGAAAGCTGTTCTGAGTGACTCCGCGCCCGCCGCTGT contains:
- a CDS encoding PadR family transcriptional regulator — encoded protein: MEANLFKGNLDLIVLSVLEGGERYGLEIGKEVDARTDGYFTLNAGSLYPALHRLEKQGWVLAEEKAPPRGGPQVRYYTLTSTGAAELKRRRDAYQIFDQALRALW
- the surE gene encoding 5'/3'-nucleotidase SurE — translated: MTSSSTSHPARKRVLVANDDGIFSPGIKALALAIARIADVMVVAPDVEQSGVGHGITFRRPLRFKHTKAAGFGEIPAYRVDGTPADCVVLGANLLGRPDMVVSGINLGANMGDDLTHSGTVAAAIEGVSLGVPSIALSQISNGGEYDFAAGADYAAKLVERVLREGLPPRTFLNVNIPPVIKGVRVTRLSDHRYEDTLVTRQDPEGRDYHWVSGKPRAEYAGDTDFGAVEDGYISVTPIRMDLTARDLMNQVAGYLPEV
- a CDS encoding quinone oxidoreductase family protein, which encodes MTNSETMRQIWVEQTGNPDVMQLREVAKPEPRAGQVRLKVEAAGINFADVLAVKGQYLTPTKLPLIPGGEFAGTIDALGEGVTGFEVGQQVAALTGQGALQEYAIVPLRGIIPVPDGLDAAEAAAFPVSYYTAFITLITLGRAQKGETVLIQGAAGALGTALIQVAKALELNIIALASTDAKMKMAADLGAQTTLNSEREDIVDAVKEAAGSGGVNILVEITGGEMVQKSLKMLANMGRLMIVGAASGEQATINPAALMKKNLSVTGVWLSPMLGDPSMVRDALAFFAPLVAAGKLRPQVGPRYPLEQSAQAFQDILDRKTTGKVTIEPQK